From a region of the Triticum aestivum cultivar Chinese Spring chromosome 7D, IWGSC CS RefSeq v2.1, whole genome shotgun sequence genome:
- the LOC123166572 gene encoding O-fucosyltransferase 7 isoform X2, translated as MALRRKGRSAGRRAAVRWWLLSLLGAGAAVTAAAALLAVALHVSASASAGSPYRLAKPREAEELRWEQEFAPPQLASPHSRKLDGAAEDEPEKRLWLPAPSRRFVPCVSPSLEYRRPEASRGYLLVHTNGGLNQMRAGISDMVAVARILKATLIIPELDKKSFWLDKSNFSDVFDEEHFIRYLANDVKVEKKLPKELVKAPKSVRYFKSWSGVDYYQNEISPLWERRQVIRAAKSDSRLANNFLPPDIQKLRCRTFFQALRFAPPIEALGNLLVERMKSFGPYIALHLRYEKDMLAFSGCTYGLSETESEELAMIRGNTTYWKVKDIDPLEQRSHGHCPLTPKEVGMFLSALGYPSSTPVYIAAGEIYGGESHMVDLQSRFPILMNKEKLASAEELRPFSQYASQMAALDYIVSVESDVFIPSYSGNMARAVAGHRRFHGHRKTISPDRKALVHLFDKVDSGLLDEGKRLSQKIIEMHQKRQGSPRKRKGPVSGTRGSDRFRSEEAFYENPLPDCLCQSNDSSIINI; from the exons ATGGCGCTGCGGCGCAAGGGGAGGTCGGCGGGGCgccgggcggcggtgaggtggtgGCTGCTCTCCCTCCTCGGGGCCggcgccgccgtcaccgccgcggCCGCGCTGCTCGCCGTCGCGCTCCACGTCTCCGCGTCCGCCTCCGCCGGCTCTCCCTACCGCCTGGCCAAG CCGCGGGAGGCCGAGGAGCTGCGCTGGGAGCAGGAGTTCGCGCCGCCGCAGCTCGCCTCGCCGCACTCGCGGAAG CTGGACGGCGCGGCCGAAGACGAGCCGGAGAAGAGGCTGTGGCTGCCGGCCCCGTCGCGCCGGTTCGTGCCCTGCGTCTCCCCGTCGCTCGAGTACAGAC GCCCGGAGGCATCCAGGGGGTACCTGCTCGTACACACCAATGGCGGGCTCAACCAGATGCGCGCCGGG ATCAGTGATATGGTAGCAGTTGCACGTATACTCAAGGCTACACTTATAATCCCAGAACTTGATAAGAAATCGTTTTGGCTCGACAAAAG CAACTTTTCGGATGTCTTCGACGAAGAACACTTTATACGTTATTTGGCAAACGATGTGAAAGTTGAGAAAAAGTTGCCAAAGGAATTGGTGAAAGCACCAAAATCTGTTAGGTACTTCAAGAGTTGGTCTGGAGTAGATTATTATCAGAATGAGATTTCTCCACTATGGGAGCGCCGTCAG GTTATTCGAGCTGCTAAATCAGATTCTCGCCTTGCAAACAACTTCCTTCCGCCTGATATTCAAAAGCTTCGCTGCCGGACCTTTTTCCAGGCACTTAGATTTGCTCCCCCAATCGAAGCTTTAGGCAAT CTATTGGTGGAGAGGATGAAATCTTTTGGACCATATATTGCTTTGCATTTACGCTATGAGAAGGATATGCTTGCTTTTAGTGGGTGTACGTATGGTCTGTCAGAGACCGAATCAGAGGAGCTTGCAATGATCAG AGGAAACACAACCTACTGGAAGGTGAAGGACATTGATCCATTAGAACAAAGATCACATGGTCATTGTCCCCTGACGCCAAAGGAAGTTGGAATGTTTCTTTCTGCCCTAGGATATCCATCAAGCACCCCAGTTTACATAGCTGCAGGGGAGATATATGGAGGTGAATCTCATATGGTCGATTTGCAATCCCGATTCCCAATTCTGATGAACAAG GAGAAACTGGCCTCAGCGGAAGAACTGCGACCGTTCAGCCAATACGCTTCTCAAATGGCAGCTTTGGATTACATCGTTTCAGTGGAAAGTGATGTATTTATCCCATCATATTCCGGGAACATGGCGCGGGCTGTTGCCGGTCATCGGCGTTTCCATGGCCACAGGAAAACAATCAGTCCTGACAG GAAAGCATTAGTTCATTTGTTTGACAAAGTTGATAGTGGATTACTCGATGAAGGCAAAAGGCTATCGCAAAAGATAATAGAAATGCACCAGAAGAG ACAAGGTTCTCCTCGGAAACGGAAAGGTCCCGTGTCAGGCACAAGGGGCAGCGACAGGTTTCGCTCAGAGGAGGCATTTTATGAGAACCCTCTTCCTGATTGCCTGTGTCAATCGAATGACAGTTCTATTATCAACATATAA
- the LOC123166572 gene encoding O-fucosyltransferase 7 isoform X1, protein MALRRKGRSAGRRAAVRWWLLSLLGAGAAVTAAAALLAVALHVSASASAGSPYRLAKQPREAEELRWEQEFAPPQLASPHSRKLDGAAEDEPEKRLWLPAPSRRFVPCVSPSLEYRRPEASRGYLLVHTNGGLNQMRAGISDMVAVARILKATLIIPELDKKSFWLDKSNFSDVFDEEHFIRYLANDVKVEKKLPKELVKAPKSVRYFKSWSGVDYYQNEISPLWERRQVIRAAKSDSRLANNFLPPDIQKLRCRTFFQALRFAPPIEALGNLLVERMKSFGPYIALHLRYEKDMLAFSGCTYGLSETESEELAMIRGNTTYWKVKDIDPLEQRSHGHCPLTPKEVGMFLSALGYPSSTPVYIAAGEIYGGESHMVDLQSRFPILMNKEKLASAEELRPFSQYASQMAALDYIVSVESDVFIPSYSGNMARAVAGHRRFHGHRKTISPDRKALVHLFDKVDSGLLDEGKRLSQKIIEMHQKRQGSPRKRKGPVSGTRGSDRFRSEEAFYENPLPDCLCQSNDSSIINI, encoded by the exons ATGGCGCTGCGGCGCAAGGGGAGGTCGGCGGGGCgccgggcggcggtgaggtggtgGCTGCTCTCCCTCCTCGGGGCCggcgccgccgtcaccgccgcggCCGCGCTGCTCGCCGTCGCGCTCCACGTCTCCGCGTCCGCCTCCGCCGGCTCTCCCTACCGCCTGGCCAAG CAGCCGCGGGAGGCCGAGGAGCTGCGCTGGGAGCAGGAGTTCGCGCCGCCGCAGCTCGCCTCGCCGCACTCGCGGAAG CTGGACGGCGCGGCCGAAGACGAGCCGGAGAAGAGGCTGTGGCTGCCGGCCCCGTCGCGCCGGTTCGTGCCCTGCGTCTCCCCGTCGCTCGAGTACAGAC GCCCGGAGGCATCCAGGGGGTACCTGCTCGTACACACCAATGGCGGGCTCAACCAGATGCGCGCCGGG ATCAGTGATATGGTAGCAGTTGCACGTATACTCAAGGCTACACTTATAATCCCAGAACTTGATAAGAAATCGTTTTGGCTCGACAAAAG CAACTTTTCGGATGTCTTCGACGAAGAACACTTTATACGTTATTTGGCAAACGATGTGAAAGTTGAGAAAAAGTTGCCAAAGGAATTGGTGAAAGCACCAAAATCTGTTAGGTACTTCAAGAGTTGGTCTGGAGTAGATTATTATCAGAATGAGATTTCTCCACTATGGGAGCGCCGTCAG GTTATTCGAGCTGCTAAATCAGATTCTCGCCTTGCAAACAACTTCCTTCCGCCTGATATTCAAAAGCTTCGCTGCCGGACCTTTTTCCAGGCACTTAGATTTGCTCCCCCAATCGAAGCTTTAGGCAAT CTATTGGTGGAGAGGATGAAATCTTTTGGACCATATATTGCTTTGCATTTACGCTATGAGAAGGATATGCTTGCTTTTAGTGGGTGTACGTATGGTCTGTCAGAGACCGAATCAGAGGAGCTTGCAATGATCAG AGGAAACACAACCTACTGGAAGGTGAAGGACATTGATCCATTAGAACAAAGATCACATGGTCATTGTCCCCTGACGCCAAAGGAAGTTGGAATGTTTCTTTCTGCCCTAGGATATCCATCAAGCACCCCAGTTTACATAGCTGCAGGGGAGATATATGGAGGTGAATCTCATATGGTCGATTTGCAATCCCGATTCCCAATTCTGATGAACAAG GAGAAACTGGCCTCAGCGGAAGAACTGCGACCGTTCAGCCAATACGCTTCTCAAATGGCAGCTTTGGATTACATCGTTTCAGTGGAAAGTGATGTATTTATCCCATCATATTCCGGGAACATGGCGCGGGCTGTTGCCGGTCATCGGCGTTTCCATGGCCACAGGAAAACAATCAGTCCTGACAG GAAAGCATTAGTTCATTTGTTTGACAAAGTTGATAGTGGATTACTCGATGAAGGCAAAAGGCTATCGCAAAAGATAATAGAAATGCACCAGAAGAG ACAAGGTTCTCCTCGGAAACGGAAAGGTCCCGTGTCAGGCACAAGGGGCAGCGACAGGTTTCGCTCAGAGGAGGCATTTTATGAGAACCCTCTTCCTGATTGCCTGTGTCAATCGAATGACAGTTCTATTATCAACATATAA
- the LOC123168946 gene encoding 26.2 kDa heat shock protein, mitochondrial-like: protein MEDGAAPPGLSSAAGAPRRGWWVEKDDDDAVYLTVPMLGLGKERVKVWAERNILVIKGEGEKAPRKGDYDPAMSRYSHRIEMPAGAYKMDKIKAEMKNFVLKVTLPKLKEEERKDVFQVKIE from the coding sequence ATGGAGGACGGTGCCGCTCCGCCCGGCCTCTCCTCCGCGGCAGGGGCGCCGCGGCGCGGGTGGTGGGTGGAgaaggacgacgacgacgcggtGTACCTGACGGTGCCGATGCTGGGGCTCGGGAAGGAGCGCGTGAAGGTGTGGGCGGAGCGGAACATCCTGGTGATCAAGGGCGAGGGCGAGAAGGCGCCCCGGAAAGGCGACTACGACCCCGCGATGTCAAGGTACAGCCACCGCATCGAGATGCCCGCTGGCGCGTACAAGATGGACAAGATCAAGGCCGAGATGAAGAACTTCGTGCTGAAGGTGACCTTGCCCAAGCTGAAGGAGGAGGAGCGCAAGGACGTGTTCCAGGTGAAGATCGAGTAG